Proteins co-encoded in one Quercus robur chromosome 8, dhQueRobu3.1, whole genome shotgun sequence genomic window:
- the LOC126697524 gene encoding scarecrow-like protein 9 — protein sequence MVMDHQPLSKSYGTTTGLKFSNEIETDSKFADQNSASFALSPPNAIPSNITPTLSEKPEVNLHEDYDFSDVFLKHINQILLEEDMEEKDHVHQRSTALEAAEKSFYELLGEKYPPSSDNGRPYVDQNHEISDEYHALNHSDSSCSASSNNFVIHGWDYDLVQYESSNNTPQFTSDSIYSLLEGTCNIPEALFDSEFTLQFKRGFDEARKFLPKGDSQSNTFLVKEQEEETKNVVCMVEKEDGNLYSLDGLRAKRNPHSEDVNLEEGRSIKYTRKQSAAFTESTVIQQMFDMTLLHSKEVDSVPCETAQDEKSKNVQPNAQSKGSNSVRANWRNTGGQRGVVDLRTLLTLCAEAVAEDDQRTATKPLKQTRQHASPVGDGMQRMAHYFANGLQARIDGSGTQIYKALMTRRTSAADVWKAHQLYYTAFPFYKIINLFSSKTIMNLVENETRLHIVDFGILYGLRWPSLIQQLSARPVGAPKLRITGIDFALPGFRPAQRVEETGLRLAHCAETLNVQFEFNAIAQRWDTIQIEDLKLDNNEVLVVNCMNKLNYLLGETVVVESPRQLVLNLIRKMNPHVFIQGVENAAYGGPFFTSRFQQALFHFSDFFEMLDTYLPLESQERMVIESESCGRKAMNVIACEGSERIERPETYKQWQLRHLRAGFRQLHLNQEMMNTARDWLKSCYHKDFVIEEDSQWLLQGWKGQNIYALSFWRPDC from the coding sequence ATGGTCATGGATCATCAACCCTTGAGCAAATCCTATGGTACCACTACTGGATTGAAATTCAGTAATGAGATTGAGACTGATAGTAAGTTTGCTGATCAAAACAGTGCAAGTTTTGCACTTTCGCCACCCAATGCAATCCCCAGTAACATAACCCCTACTTTGAGTGAGAAGCCAGAGGTAAATTTACACGAGGACTATGATTTTAGTGATGTATTTCTCAAGCACATCAACCAGATACTTTTGGAGGAAGATATGGAAGAGAAGGACCACGTGCATCAGAGGTCTACAGCACTTGAGGCTGCTGAAAAATCATTCTATGAGCTTCTTGGAGAGAAGTATCCACCTTCTTCTGATAATGGTCGGCCCTATGTGGATCAAAACCATGAAATCTCAGATGAATATCATGCTTTAAATCACAGTGACTCTAGTTGTAGCGCTAGCAGTAACAACTTCGTGATTCATGGCTGGGATTATGATTTGGTTCAGTATGAATCCTCAAATAATACTCCTCAGTTTACGTCTGATTCAATTTATAGCTTGTTAGAAGGCACTTGCAATATTCCTGAAGCACTTTTTGACAGTGAGTTCACTTTGCAATTTAAGAGAGGGTTTGATGAAGCGAGGAAGTTTCTTCCAAAAGGAGATAGTCAGAGTAATACGTTTCTTGTCAAAGAGCAGGAGGAGGAAACTAAGAATGTCGTATGTATGGTTGAGAAGGAAGATGGGAATTTGTACTCCCTTGATGGTTTGAGGGCAAAAAGGAACCCTCATTCTGAGGATGTGAATTTAGAAGAGGGGAGGAGTATAAAGTATACTAGAAAGCAGTCAGCAGCTTTTACTGAATCTACTGTGATTCAGCAAATGTTTGATATGACTTTGCTACACTCCAAAGAAGTTGATTCTGTTCCTTGTGAAACTGCGCAGGATGAAAAAAGCAAGAATGTACAGCCAAATGCTCAGTCCAAGGGGTCAAATAGTGTAAGGGCCAATTGGAGGAACACTGGAGGCCAAAGGGGTGTGGTGGATTTGAGAACTCTTTTGACACTTTGTGCAGAAGCTGTTGCAGAAGATGATCAAAGGACAGCCACCAAGCCACTGAAGCAGACCAGACAGCATGCTTCTCCTGTAGGGGATGGAATGCAGAGAATGGCTCACTATTTTGCCAATGGTCTTCAGGCTCGCATTGATGGCTCTGGTACTCAGATTTACAAAGCTCTTATGACTAGGCGAACGTCAGCTGCAGATGTATGGAAAGCTCACCAACTGTATTATACTGCATTTCCATTTTATAAGATTATCAATCTCTTCTCAAGTAAGACAATTATGAATTTAGTTGAGAACGAAACAAGACTCCACATTGTTGATTTTGGTATTCTTTATGGTTTGCGATGGCCTTCCCTCATACAACAGCTCTCAGCAAGGCCTGTTGGAGCTCCTAAGCTTCGGATTACTGGAATTGATTTTGCATTACCAGGTTTCCGACCAGCACAAAGGGTTGAGGAGACAGGGCTCCGCTTGGCACACTGTGCAGAGACCCTCAATGTTCAATTTGAGTTCAATGCAATAGCGCAAAGGTGGGACACCATTCAAATTGAAGATCTCAAACTTGACAATAATGAGGTTCTTGTTGTGAATTGTATGAATAAGCTCAATTACCTACTTGGTGAGACAGTGGTGGTAGAGAGTCCAAGACAGCTTGTCTTGAACCTGATCAGGAAGATGAATCCACATGTTTTCATACAGGGGGTTGAGAATGCAGCCTATGGTGGACCCTTCTTTACTTCAAGATTTCAACAGGCTCTTTTCCACTTCTCTGATTTTTTTGAAATGCTTGATACCTACTTGCCCCTTGAGAGTCAAGAGAGGATGGTTATTGAGAGTGAGTCATGTGGGCGGAAGGCAATGAATGTCATTGCTTGTGAGGGCTCAGAGAGAATTGAGAGGCCGGAGACATACAAACAGTGGCAGCTTCGGCATCTGAGGGCTGGATTTAGGCAGCTGCACTTGAATCAGGAGATGATGAACACAGCTAGGGACTGGCTGAAATCATGCTACCATAAGGATTTTGTTATTGAAGAAGACAGCCAGTGGCTGCTTCAGGGCTGGAAGGGACAGAATATTTATGCACTCTCTTTTTGGAGGCCTGATTGTTAA